From the Candidatus Binatia bacterium genome, the window GTCATCGCAACCGCACTCTCCGCGCTCGCGGGTCTCGCCTTCGCGATGTTCAGCCGGAATCAACCGACGAGCCGGACCGCGGGCGCCGCCGCTGCCCTCACCGTGCTCGCCGTGGTCGGAGCCGCGCCGAGTCCGCACTCAGCGATGTCGGCGCATCTCGACGATTCGACGAGCGACGTGTACCGATGGCTCGCCGAGGAGCCAGAACCGGGCGCGGTCCTCGAGATCCCCGGCCAATCGACCGAGCAAGACGTCGTCGGCAACTTGCGCAACAGCAGATACATGGTCGCGAGTTCCATCCATTGGCGCCCGCTGTTGAACGGCTATACCGCGTACCCGCCTCCGTCTGCCGGGTTCTACTCCGCAGCGATTCGGGAACTCCCCGCTCCTGCGGCGCTCGCGCTGCTGGTCGAGACGAGTGACCTGCGTTGGGTCATCCTCCATCGAAACGAACTCACCCCGCTCGAAGCCGCCCGCTGGCCGACCGAGGCACCCGACGGACTGCAGCTCGTCGCTCGCTTCGACTCCGACGAACTCTACGCGGTGACTCGCGAGCGCGTCACCGATTGGAGACAAGAGGTACGGGCCCGCATGGCCGGAGAGATCAGCAGCTCCCTGGGCGGCACGAGCCTCGAAGCGCTGCCCGAAGAGTGTCGCAGCGGGAGAATCCTCACGGTCGACACCCCAGAACGAATCCCACCCTTCCCGCTCGCGCGCCACATTCCGGTCCGAATCGCGAACGACAGCGACTGCGTGTGGCCGGCACTCGGCCTACTCGAGAACGGACTCGTGGGCCTCGACTACCGGTGGATCCCCAAAACCGGCGCCCCCGCCGTCGCGCAGGTTCCGGTCCCGATGTTCCGTCTTCTGAGCGACGTTCCCGCCGGCGGTGAAGTCGACGGTGCACTGATGCTCACGCCACCGAAGGGACCGCCGGGAGACTGGACGCTGGAGGTTCGGCTCGTGCAGAAGGGCGTGAACGTACCGATCGCCACGGCGCGCGAACGGATCCACGTTCGCACGCCGCGGGGCCGGTAGAAACGTCGCTTCAGGCAGGGACGCCGAGGAAGTCGCGCCAGCGCGTGAGACTCAAGAACTCACGACGGGAGCGAGGACCACCGGGCTGCTCGAAGGCCCACCGGCGGCCGCCGAACGTCGCATCGAGCTCGTTCTTGGCGAGCTGAAGCTGGTTCGTATCGAGCGTACAGCGCACCTCGTCGGGATCGATGCCGTAGATACGGGCGGCGTTCAGCCCGAGCACCTTCTCTTTGATCTCCTGCGTGAGAGCCGGGTACCCAAACTCTTCCTGGAACTCCTCTGAAATCTGGAGCGCGCGGAACGCCTCGATCTGCCGCTGCGGCGAACCGAACCACACACACTCCGATCCCCACAGGAGGTTATCCTCGCCGAGATACTTGAGGAGCTTGCCGACGTAATGCTGCGCGCCAACCGAGTTCCCACTCGCGAGGAGCCAGGCGCTACCCATCTCGGCGTAGACGTTCTTTCCTTTCAGGTCGTTGTCGAGAACGGTCTTCACGAGTCGATCGACCCCGACGCCGTCCCGGTCGTACCCGAGTTCCAAGTTCGAGGACTCGTAGGCCGAGTGATAGATCACGAAGTTCACGTCGGGGTGCTTCAGGGCAGCCGGGCCCACGTCCTTCGGGTCGGTATGGACGCGGTCGAAGCCCGGAAGCGGGAAACCCTTGTGGACACAGATCAGCGGCTCGCCGAGCGCCTTGGCCTTCTCGATGAAGGGATCGCCGATCAACGGGTCATCGAGCCACCAGCCCGAGCCCTCGGTTCCCCATGGCGGATAAACCTTCCACCCGTGGTTGCCGTGCTCGGCGCGAATGCGCTCCATCATCGCCGACTGCGCCTCCCACCGGTCGTTCGGGGAGACCTGACAGTGCTGCACCATACGCTGGCTTCCTGCGACGCCATTGATCAGGTCGCGCCAGTACGCCATCGCGTCATTGCTGTTCAGGTTGGTGCACATCGTGCCGTCGTCACACATCGGGGAC encodes:
- a CDS encoding amidohydrolase family protein is translated as MKNRFPWLKMGKKTDPEIPLEPPILLGNKSNGEFFLDQTARDRKIRNEILRIASEQASRHGMDRREFLASSMGMAASLYVVNLASGCGGSGSGPTSNGGGGFEVPEPPAMDCDEATELLSGNEFILDLQTHHIEDEETWRDRHPGGQYTGEGFASFITFWNCDLSPRSACIGPQTYVEKIFLDSDTTVAVLSGFPSPMCDDGTMCTNLNSNDAMAYWRDLINGVAGSQRMVQHCQVSPNDRWEAQSAMMERIRAEHGNHGWKVYPPWGTEGSGWWLDDPLIGDPFIEKAKALGEPLICVHKGFPLPGFDRVHTDPKDVGPAALKHPDVNFVIYHSAYESSNLELGYDRDGVGVDRLVKTVLDNDLKGKNVYAEMGSAWLLASGNSVGAQHYVGKLLKYLGEDNLLWGSECVWFGSPQRQIEAFRALQISEEFQEEFGYPALTQEIKEKVLGLNAARIYGIDPDEVRCTLDTNQLQLAKNELDATFGGRRWAFEQPGGPRSRREFLSLTRWRDFLGVPA